CTTTTTTGGCTCGTTTTGGGGCAACAGTGGTCGCCTGGCTTGGAATTTTCCGCTTGAGGCCACCTTTCATAGCAGGAGGATCCACAGTTGTCTTCTTTTTAGACGCGGCCTTTTGATAGGCATTGGGGTTTATGGCCCGCACCCTCGCTTCTTTCGGTAGCATTCCCTCCCTTAAGTAACGGTTGTAACGTTTGAGTGCCTTTTTCGCTAGACCCTTCGTAAGTGGATCGCCGACACCACCAGGTTGTGCAGCTCGGTTGATCTTCAGAGCCGCCTCTTCTTTATCTTCTACTTCTTTCTTTATTataatatttgtttttatattttgaTTTGACATAGGAATTCCCACGAGTGTAGGGGTGAAGAGGTCCACCGTGTCATAGCCCCCGCTAACACGGCAAGTCCTGAAGTACTCAACGAGTCGGACAGGTATCGCTGAGGCTCCGCGTGGATACAGTCCGGTTATTTCCCCCTGACTGCAAACCAAGCCAATGGGCACGGGTCGCATAACACCCTGGCTTTGGGGGACCACCAACCATGCCCACCCCGCACTACACTATGCCGCACCATTGTATGCGGTGGATGCTAACACAGATTCGTGGCAGGATGGACTTAGCCAGACCCTTTCTGTGTGTCCAGCACACAGAAAACTGGAGGTCTGTTGCCTAGCCGACACCCTCGAAGAGGGTTCAGTTGGGGGATTTTTGTCGGCCAATTAATGGATAGAAAATAAGAACTAAaattacaataaatacaatcCACATTGAGAGATAGAGAGCGATCGCGTGGTAAGGGATCAACCACgggaattttttttttacttgcATTCTGGGCTTTGAAAATTGTggaagaaataaataaaataattgatCGACTAATTTCCGACTGTCTCATTTGAATATTTACGCttccttttagcagaaggagTACATTTTAGTTAATAAAACGACGATTCTCGCGTGTTTCTACCGACCGCAACTTCCTGTTGCAGCAGCCAGCTTTTGGCCATCAACTGCGCTGCGGTTGACGGTAATTTGCAACTGTCAAACCGGCTGTCAGGCTAAGTTGCGCCTAAAAATGCTTCAAAATGCAACAGCCACCGCaaagccgcagccgcagcggAAGAGTAATGATGATGAATGCTAAAATACGCAAATATCTTTCTTTTGGCcacgcacacagacacatTTCACTGTCAAAAATGCCGGCCAAGTGCAGCTATAAACCATTTTGGGTGCCATGCCCGCCGCCACTCGAGGCCAAGGAGCTGCCGTCGAGGAGcgcatttatttttatttttgttgttgccactTATGTTGCCCCGCGTTTGCCGATTTCTCAAGTCTTACTCCGGCCTCTTTTTTGGTCTGTTTTTCGGCAACATATGCAAGTAATTTGATTAAATTATATAATTACAGGGCCAGAGACAGACATGAGATGCGAAGACGGTCTTGACTTTGACGAACAGCAGCACGCAAaatgcgagagagagagagagaccatTCCATTGCCATGACCAAGCCACATTTTGGGTTAACGTTGAAGCAAAAGCTCGTTGTGTGCGACACTCTCTGCAGGCCGGGACTAGTGcaatttgtattttcaaaCAACGACAAATAAGCACTGGGCACGGCCTACATCAGGTGACGTTTTAATGCTCCAACTGTActgcactccactccactccttTCTCTCACTGTCTTTCTCCGCATTTGTGGCACTTTCAGTGGGCAATATCAATAAGAGGcaccggcagcagcagcactaaCAGCAGGGGTCCAAGAAGAATGTCCAAATGCCATATAAACACTGTAATTATAACCGCATAGCACCTATGGGAGAGGctgtaatttaattaagaaATATAGACACATTAATAAAAAGACGTGGAAAACTAGACGAGCAGCTGGAGGCAATGGCAGAAGGAGCGGCAGAGGCGAGGAGATAGCACCTTGGGGCCACCACCCAGCGCGTCCAAATAGAGGAGTGTCGTCCACCGGACTGCACTGCTCATACTTCAATCGAGGATAGCTCTGATCGCGCCGTTCTTCCCATGGCATTCCCATGCCCAATGCCATCTTCTAGTTTGCATCTCGCATCTGTCTGTACATTCCTTTAATAACAAGTCCGCTGATAATAACAGCGTTGATGAGGCGTTGCACCGCGCATTACATCAATCACACATCCTACATTTATGCCTGGCTATGAAACTTTACCATAGGTGCATTAGGTGGGCAGCAGCTTGCTCAGGTTCGTATCAGTCGAATACTAGAGTCAATTTCTTACCCAAAATTGTTTCTCCTCTAGGTTGAAAAAAGAGTAGAACTGGCCCACATCTTCCTTTGGAAAAGCCTACAAGGGGAAGAGTTTATACAACATAAATTAAAGAAAATATTTACAAggaaataatataaaaatttCGGTTCACAAGCTGCGCTTCAGGACTTTGCCTGAATTATTTTTCTAAATTTTAGGATGATTCATTTTTGGGAACATTAACTGTCTTCCCGTCAGCTGCGGGAGTCCTGAGTCCAAACACTTTTTTGCCAATACTTCCAAacataaatacaaaatatagatGATTTTCATTTGCAATAACTGTAGATTGGCGCGGGGTCTCAGTGCTGGACAATGTGGTATCGATGGTTCTATCGATAGTACGCGcatttatgtttttttttcaaacCGTTGTCAAGCGCTCTTTTGCCTCTCTTGATTGAAGTCAACTTTGCTTAAGTCATCTTTAGAGATAAGGTTAGTATCCAGGCGAATTTGTTTGTCGGAATATAAATTGTTCCATGTCATTGGATTCGAAGATCGAACAAACATAGTTATCCACAGTCGAATTCTCGTCGATCGAACGTATTCGCCTGTGGATAACAACCCACCTTTACCATCAGTGACAGAATTCTTGCTCCTAGGACCAACTGTCGTCGTTTATAAAAGtctatatattttatatatatttatcaaTAGCGTAACATATTTGCACATTACAAGTATAGTTCGGCTCCACCAAGTGTGTGTCTTGGAAGTATTATGTTAAATAGTGCTTCGCTCTTGTAGTAACCCACTTATGCACTTTTCTTCGAAGGGTATCTGATTAGCTACAACCCGTATTTAAAAACAAAAGTAATTCTAATTCTAGTCTTCGACTTCTGATTCACTGCAATGAACGGCCTCTTCCGTGGGAATCACCTTCTGACTACCGATCGTGCTTTGAACGAGCTCGCGGGTGAACTTCTGTACCAAAAGCAAGGCAGTAGGTAGCGGCAATTCGGAGAGGGAGTGGGCCATGAACTCGCCGAAGCCATGGAACTTCGCATACGCATTGGAAGTCGTGGATGCTGATAATTCAGGGGGTGTAGGCACTGTCGGGGGGTAGGTTCTCGACTCATTTGCTCTCCGCTTGGCTGTTGgctcctcctccacctgctCGACTTCCTTCTCTTCGGGAGCTTGACGTTTGGCGGCTGCGGTGACTTTACTGATGACAAGCTCCTGCTGGCGGCTCGGTAAGCTGTAGCTCCTGCCATTGGTGGCACTGTTGCCACTCATCAACTGCCGGTCGCTCCTTTTTGGATAGCTGCTATCATCCGATGAGGTGATCGGAATGCTAAAAGAAGGCAGACTGGGTGATCACTGAGCTCTCGGGCTCGAATCGGATTTTGGCACTCACGTCAGCACTGTGGTCACTGGCATCGTTTGCTCGTGGTCAAACTCATCCTCATCAATCTCATCCTTGATGCTCATAACCGGCCCATTACTGTCGCTCATGCCCCCCTCCGCCTCGTAGGTCTCATCGCCTGCCTTGGACGTGTTCTTAAAGCTGCGTCGGCTACGGATGTGATTGGCCAGGAAGTGAAGGCTCTCGAACTGTGGCCATTGCGAGTACTGCGCGCTCAGGCCACCACTCTCGATGCGACGCTTCTCAATGTTGTAGCGGTTCCGCAAGTTCAGCATACGCTCCTTCAGAACGGAAACTAAGGGAATTACAAACCGATATTAGTCTTTGTTCGGAGCGATCACTGGAGTCCTCCTCCTCACCATCGTAGCCGAGCTTGTGCGAGATTTGCAGCCATTGTTGGGCCACGTACGGTTTGTCCTTGTAGCGTTTGGACGAGCGGTCGTACAGGACAGGCCGAGAGCGAAACTCACGGATTAGGCCAACATCGAATTCCCCCGTCTGGGCATACGAGGCGCGAGGCCGTCCACGACCCTTTGGCGCCAAAGCTGGAAGCTTCAAGACGTGATCCATTGGCACCTGCGAAAGTTCTTCCATTTTGATGTTCATTTGATCCATATACATGACAATGGGGGTTTAATTTTCTATAAATTAGAATTTAATATTTTCAATTAATtcctaattttttttttgaattttAGAACTAAAAGTGCCCGCAGTACAATTATAACTGGATCTGCTCCGACTACTTTATAAATGAAAAAAATTATGATtgttaataaaaaaaaaaacaacaaataggaGAAGGAATAGGAATAAGGAAAGCACAAATTCCAAGAAGGGAAGATCAAGCTTTATCCCGATATTAAAAGTTAACTATAATTTCATTAGTTTTCCAAACTTTGGCTTTTTTATTAAAATGCAAACagtaaaataaaaagaaaaaagtaaaaacaaatTTGTATGATAACGAAAACGGCAGCAGCGCAGTGGCAGTATAATAAACAGCGCAGTAGCAGCACTAGCAGCAGAGACCGCAgccgcagcaacagcaataaAAACACAGCCAGCGAATGAATACCGTAAAAaatatcaaacacaaaaaaaaaaacaacaagaaaaaTTCAACGGAAATGCTGCTGGCGGCGACGGCGACTTTGCTTTGCAACTGCAAAGCCAGCCGCATTAAATGGaatttttttgtataaaaaAGGCAAACTTTAAATCAACAAATTAcggaaaaatataaaacacaaagtaaactaaacaaaaaaaactataattaaaataaatacttaACGAGCCACACATAATTTTCGGCCGAACATTCCTCGCACTGTTTACGTTTTAATTATATTTCTtcttaatttatttttatagaTTTGTACTCACCTCGAACCTCGAACGATTTTCCCAtatattaatttttatgtacgctatgtgtgtttgtgtgtaaGCGCGCGCTCTTTTCTCTCTCTATAATATATTCAAATTGTTGTTACTTTAAAAAATCAATATGAAcgtaaataaattaattaaggAATGGCTGCGCAACCGTCGGCTGTGGCGGCGGTCAGAGACGAGGAAGGAagcaaacaaaataaaaaccaacgCTCTGGTCCGGTCTCACGCTcttgctctctccctctctctctgcatCTGCCACTCTTTACGCTACCTTCcactcactcacacacaaCCAGTCACAGCGAGAATATTTTTTAAGTgaatttgtttttatattttatgaATAACGAATGAAGAGGAGGTACAGCTGCAAACATCGATAGTACTATCGATAGCATCGTCACAGCTCGTTTCATGTAGAATATTTTAACATTCaagtttatttttatttttgtttttattttatggaGAAAATGAacggagagagagacaagCCACACAcgatcacacacacacgcacacgcacacacacaatcacCCAGTAGATAGGCATCACTAGGCAGAGATGCCACCGTGTCTTGACTGGCTCGATCGTGATTGACAAAAACTGCCTCAACGAAATAACAGTTTTTACCATAGAGGTTTTTTAATTCATGAAAAATCTCTTCGAATAATGTTTATTCGATATTATTTAAGGCTTTCGTTGATTTTAGCACTGGTTAACACATTAATCATTTATTTCATTGGTTTTATATCGATGATTATAAAATTATCGATATTGATTGTGTTATTGATTAAAACTTAATaccaatggttttatatcgaTGGTTTTATACCGATGATTATAAAATTATCGATTTTGATTGTGTTATTGATTAAAAATTAATaccaatggttttatatcgaTGATTATAAAATGATCGATATTGATTGTGTTATTGATTAAGAATTAATaccaatggttttatatcgaTGGTTTTATATCGATGATTATAAATTTATCGATATTGATTGTGTTATTGATTAAAAATTAATaccaatggttttatatcgaTTATAAATTTATCGATATTGATTGTGTTATTGATTAAAAATTAATaccaatggttttatatcgaTGGTTTTATATCGATGATTATACAATTATCGATATTGATTGTGTTGTTGATTATTTTGTAATTTTTaaatataccaaaaaataccgaaaaataCTCGAAAAGATGTCAGTCATATTTTTACGATGTGGCAGCCTGGATTCAAGAGTGCCCGCGCATTTGAGAATTTTTAAATGTCAACGAAATGTATTTTCTACACTTAAATAACGTTAGCTCACCCAATTTTCACGTTTTCCTCGTTTGAATTTAGCATATGTGAAAGCTGAAATCAAAGAAAATTTTTGTTGAGTAAAAAGACAgttttttccatttattaatttatatGAATAATTTTTGTTGCTAGTTGTACGATCGATGTGTATGACAAGCCGCCCATAGGCCGGGACAAGTGCAATGTTTGTTCAAAATGTAAAACGTTGACACCTTCCCGTCCTACGGGCAATCTCTATGGTATTTCGAGTAGTACTGTAGTCTTGTCCTACAGGATATGCATATAAAGAGCAGAGGAATATAAAGTTTCAGCAGTACATGAAAAATCTTTATTAAACAAAAATTCCCGCCAAAAAAAAATCCAAGGCATTTCAACAGGTAGGTAAACGTAGACGACAAACAAAGCAGTCGCAAAGCCCTAAAAATCTCATATTTCAATagca
This region of Drosophila miranda strain MSH22 chromosome 2, D.miranda_PacBio2.1, whole genome shotgun sequence genomic DNA includes:
- the LOC108156932 gene encoding uncharacterized protein LOC108156932, which translates into the protein MYMDQMNIKMEELSQVPMDHVLKLPALAPKGRGRPRASYAQTGEFDVGLIREFRSRPVLYDRSSKRYKDKPYVAQQWLQISHKLGYDVSVLKERMLNLRNRYNIEKRRIESGGLSAQYSQWPQFESLHFLANHIRSRRSFKNTSKAGDETYEAEGGMSDSNGPVMSIKDEIDEDEFDHEQTMPVTTVLTIPITSSDDSSYPKRSDRQLMSGNSATNGRSYSLPSRQQELVISKVTAAAKRQAPEEKEVEQVEEEPTAKRRANESRTYPPTVPTPPELSASTTSNAYAKFHGFGEFMAHSLSELPLPTALLLVQKFTRELVQSTIGSQKVIPTEEAVHCSESEVED